A region of Pseudarthrobacter sp. NIBRBAC000502770 DNA encodes the following proteins:
- a CDS encoding FAD-dependent oxidoreductase, translated as MSEQIVIVGFGPVAARLVDELLPAVRSGHARLTVVGQEAEAAYNRVLVADLGVGRTTADALALADSAELVAEGVDVRLGVRVRRVDRARQQVALSDGASVHYDRLVFATGSRPVIPNLTGINPDPSSPVLPAGVTALRDLRDAEVLRQAVAGGKRVVVLGGGVLGLETALAAAEEGATVTVVHNGPHPLGRSIDRGGGAVLAAGLRRCGVRVAGNARSTGVEHNAPDGGFSALLLDDGSAIDGDLLVISCGVRPRTELAEGCGLSTGTGILVDHRLRAHHEPHIFAIGDCAEVRCPDPRCAACRNAKGPSGLVGPGWRQAEWLAGYLTLLAEGAEAEADVLPALAPEQPGVVVLKARGMNLAVAGDNAAEPWDEEALTAGAVNGRPRLQIAQWADPEHGRYVKMTTRGGVLEGLVAVGMPRTAAELVGLFERGAELPADRSLLLRLDGPDQLPGGGAADPAGTVCRCAGVSGAAIAAAATGGCSTVADVSKSTRAGTGCGGCHEDIKGLIEQHFSPALP; from the coding sequence ATGAGCGAGCAGATTGTCATTGTGGGATTCGGCCCCGTGGCCGCCCGGCTGGTGGACGAGCTCCTGCCCGCCGTGCGCAGCGGACACGCCAGGCTCACGGTGGTGGGCCAGGAAGCGGAGGCCGCCTACAACCGCGTCCTGGTGGCCGACCTGGGCGTGGGCCGGACCACCGCTGACGCCCTCGCCCTCGCCGACAGCGCCGAGCTGGTTGCGGAGGGCGTGGACGTCCGGCTGGGCGTCCGGGTTAGGCGCGTGGACCGGGCACGGCAGCAGGTGGCTCTGTCCGACGGCGCGTCCGTGCACTACGACCGGCTGGTGTTTGCCACCGGATCCCGGCCCGTGATCCCCAACCTCACCGGCATCAATCCGGACCCCTCCTCCCCCGTGCTGCCTGCCGGCGTCACGGCCTTGCGCGACCTGCGCGACGCGGAAGTGCTGCGGCAGGCCGTGGCGGGCGGCAAGCGCGTGGTGGTCCTGGGCGGCGGCGTCCTCGGCTTGGAAACGGCGCTGGCGGCCGCGGAGGAAGGCGCCACGGTCACCGTGGTCCACAACGGCCCGCACCCGCTGGGCCGCAGCATCGACCGCGGCGGCGGGGCCGTCCTGGCTGCGGGGCTGCGGCGCTGCGGCGTCCGCGTGGCCGGCAACGCCCGGTCCACCGGCGTTGAGCACAACGCGCCCGACGGCGGGTTCTCGGCTTTGCTGCTCGACGACGGCTCAGCGATCGACGGCGACCTCCTGGTCATCTCCTGCGGCGTCCGTCCGCGGACGGAGCTGGCCGAGGGGTGCGGGCTGTCCACCGGCACCGGGATCCTGGTGGACCACCGGCTGCGGGCCCATCACGAGCCGCATATCTTCGCCATTGGCGACTGCGCAGAGGTGCGCTGCCCGGATCCCCGCTGCGCAGCCTGCCGCAACGCCAAGGGTCCCTCCGGCCTGGTGGGTCCTGGATGGCGGCAGGCCGAATGGCTGGCAGGTTACCTCACCCTGTTGGCCGAAGGGGCGGAAGCGGAAGCCGACGTGCTCCCCGCGCTGGCTCCCGAACAGCCCGGCGTCGTGGTCCTGAAAGCCCGGGGCATGAACCTGGCCGTGGCCGGGGACAACGCCGCCGAACCGTGGGACGAGGAAGCCCTCACGGCCGGAGCGGTCAACGGCAGGCCGCGCCTGCAGATCGCCCAGTGGGCGGATCCGGAGCACGGCCGGTACGTCAAGATGACCACCCGCGGCGGCGTGCTGGAAGGCCTGGTGGCGGTGGGCATGCCCCGGACCGCCGCCGAACTCGTGGGGCTTTTTGAGCGGGGTGCCGAGCTTCCCGCCGACCGGTCACTGCTCCTGCGCCTGGATGGACCGGACCAGCTGCCCGGGGGCGGGGCTGCCGATCCCGCGGGCACCGTCTGCCGGTGCGCGGGGGTCAGCGGGGCGGCCATCGCTGCCGCCGCAACCGGCGGCTGCTCCACCGTGGCGGACGTTTCCAAGTCCACCCGCGCGGGCACCGGCTGCGGCGGCTGCCATGAGGACATCAAGGGGCTCATCGAACAGCACTTCTCCCCAGCCTTGCCCTAA
- a CDS encoding molybdopterin oxidoreductase family protein, with translation MTKSAATHCPYCALQCAMTLTSPADLAPAAQPGPGPVPAPDPAPALEVAGRDFPTNRGGLCRKGWTSASLLNHAGRITEPLLKGVDGVHRPIGWDQALDLAAAAVKDARARYGADAVGVFGGGGLTNEKAYMLGKFARLALGTSRIDYNGRFCMSSAAAAGMRAFGVDRGLPFPLEALDTASTILMLGSNVAETMPPFVQHLQGARNAGGLVVVDPRRSATAAFTADGAGLHLQPLPGTDLTLLLGLSHVVIHENLADAAFIQERTSGYNAVVRSVNAFWPERVQSITGVPADLIRETARLLAAGARAGGSYILTGRGVEQHADGTDTATAAINLSLLLGLPGSARSGYGTLTGQGNGQGGREHGQKADQLPGYRKITDPAARAHVAAVWGVPEETIPGPGLPAVQLLKSLGQPDGVRCLFVHASNIAVAAPDANAVIKGLRSLDFLVVCDFFLSETAAEADLILPVLQWAEEEGTLTNLEGRVLRRRRAISPPAGARSELWIMARLAERLDAPSTYSEDPETVFEELRLASAGGLADYSGIDYAMLDRGEAAYWPYPAGGTGTPRLFRDGFAHPDGKAVMVPVAPRRRRTPAAEAAGHATEPAGTAMTLITGRLLEHYQSGAQTRRVPELAAAQPEARMQLHPGAADAMGIGAGTLVSVSNGRGEVVCRAELSTAIRPETVFLPFHFPGAESANRLTEAATDPVSGMPEFKFNTVWVRPVAAPESARMLQTTEAS, from the coding sequence ATGACCAAAAGCGCCGCCACGCACTGCCCCTACTGCGCCCTGCAGTGCGCCATGACGCTCACGTCCCCCGCGGACCTGGCCCCGGCTGCACAGCCGGGGCCGGGCCCCGTGCCTGCACCGGATCCCGCGCCCGCACTGGAGGTTGCCGGCCGGGATTTCCCCACCAACCGAGGCGGCCTGTGCCGCAAGGGCTGGACCTCGGCCAGCCTCCTGAACCACGCGGGCCGGATCACCGAACCCCTGTTGAAAGGCGTCGACGGCGTCCACCGGCCCATCGGCTGGGACCAGGCCCTGGACCTCGCCGCCGCGGCAGTGAAGGACGCCCGCGCCCGGTACGGTGCCGACGCCGTCGGTGTCTTCGGCGGCGGCGGCCTCACCAACGAAAAGGCCTACATGCTGGGCAAGTTCGCCCGGCTGGCCCTGGGCACCTCCCGGATCGACTACAACGGCAGGTTCTGCATGTCCTCAGCCGCCGCGGCGGGAATGCGCGCCTTCGGCGTGGACCGCGGCCTGCCCTTCCCGCTCGAAGCCCTGGACACCGCCAGCACCATCCTGATGCTCGGCTCCAACGTCGCCGAGACCATGCCGCCGTTCGTCCAGCACCTGCAGGGGGCCCGCAACGCCGGCGGCCTGGTGGTGGTGGATCCGCGGCGTTCCGCCACCGCGGCCTTCACGGCCGACGGCGCCGGGCTCCACCTGCAGCCCCTCCCGGGCACCGACCTCACCCTCCTGTTGGGCCTTTCCCACGTGGTCATCCACGAAAACCTGGCGGATGCCGCCTTTATCCAGGAGCGCACCTCGGGCTACAACGCCGTGGTCCGCAGCGTAAACGCCTTCTGGCCCGAACGCGTCCAGTCCATCACCGGTGTCCCGGCGGACCTCATCCGCGAAACCGCCCGCCTGCTCGCCGCCGGTGCCCGCGCGGGCGGCAGCTACATCCTCACCGGCCGCGGCGTGGAACAGCACGCGGACGGCACGGACACCGCCACCGCGGCCATCAACCTCAGCCTCCTGCTGGGCCTGCCCGGCTCCGCCCGCAGCGGCTACGGCACCCTCACCGGCCAGGGCAATGGCCAGGGCGGCCGGGAGCATGGCCAGAAGGCGGACCAGCTGCCCGGCTACCGGAAGATCACAGACCCCGCCGCCCGCGCACACGTCGCCGCAGTCTGGGGCGTTCCGGAGGAGACAATCCCGGGGCCCGGCCTGCCCGCAGTCCAGCTGTTGAAATCACTGGGCCAGCCCGACGGCGTCCGGTGCCTTTTCGTCCACGCCTCCAACATTGCGGTGGCGGCACCCGACGCCAACGCCGTCATCAAGGGGCTGCGGAGCCTCGACTTCCTGGTGGTGTGCGACTTCTTCCTGTCGGAAACCGCTGCGGAGGCAGACCTCATTCTTCCAGTCCTCCAGTGGGCCGAGGAGGAAGGCACCCTGACCAACCTGGAAGGCCGGGTGCTGCGCCGCCGCCGCGCCATCTCCCCTCCCGCCGGCGCCCGCAGCGAGCTCTGGATCATGGCCCGCCTGGCCGAGCGCCTGGACGCCCCCTCCACCTACAGCGAGGACCCGGAAACTGTCTTCGAGGAGCTCCGCCTGGCTTCCGCGGGCGGCCTGGCCGACTACTCCGGCATCGACTACGCCATGCTGGACCGCGGCGAGGCCGCCTACTGGCCCTACCCTGCGGGCGGCACCGGAACGCCCCGCCTGTTCAGGGACGGCTTCGCGCACCCCGACGGCAAGGCGGTCATGGTCCCGGTGGCGCCGCGCCGCCGTCGTACTCCCGCAGCTGAAGCCGCCGGGCACGCAACGGAACCCGCCGGCACAGCCATGACCCTCATCACCGGCCGCCTCCTGGAGCACTACCAATCCGGGGCCCAGACCCGCCGGGTCCCCGAGCTGGCCGCCGCGCAGCCCGAGGCTAGGATGCAGCTCCACCCCGGGGCGGCCGACGCCATGGGCATCGGCGCCGGAACGCTGGTGTCGGTGTCCAACGGGCGCGGAGAGGTGGTGTGCCGGGCGGAGCTCAGCACCGCCATCCGCCCCGAGACGGTCTTCCTGCCCTTCCACTTTCCCGGGGCCGAAAGCGCCAACCGGCTGACGGAAGCCGCGACAGATCCGGTCTCCGGGATGCCCGAGTTCAAGTTCAACACCGTATGGGTCCGGCCCGTGGCCGCACCCGAATCCGCCCGCATGCTGCAAACGACGGAGGCCTCATGA
- a CDS encoding MFS transporter yields MTVDRTVDAVSASAQPGPTRTTDAPALEFRPGRWIANWDAENKEQWEAAGRAIARRNLNWSIFAEFLGFVVWQLWSIVVVQLPAAGFTFSTSEIFWLISMPSLVGATLRIPYTFMVPRFGGRNWTIVSALLLLIPSTGLALCVSNPGTPFGVMLLVAALAGFGGGNFASSMANITFFYPAREKGWALGLNAAGGNLGAAVAQLAVPIVITLLAAGTVNLPMAGWMWVPFILLAAFGAFKYMNNLTSAKGDVAGSVAALKEPHLWIMALLYIGTFGSFIGFAGVFPKLIKDYFPAFSSIGVGTVALSLAFLGPLVGSLARPYGGRMADRMGGARMTVAAFASMAVITLTMIWTLPLKNFLLFLVLFLMLFTASGFGNGATYRMIPVIFATSSRAARQGASSVATQRLASSALGLISAIGAYGGFVIPQVLNASSTASGSYTPAFYGFVGAYVLMLVVCWTCYIRNAGRNAMGHV; encoded by the coding sequence GTGACTGTTGACCGCACCGTTGATGCCGTATCCGCCAGCGCACAGCCCGGCCCTACCCGCACCACTGACGCCCCTGCCCTTGAATTCCGCCCCGGCCGCTGGATCGCCAACTGGGACGCCGAGAACAAGGAGCAGTGGGAGGCCGCAGGCCGGGCCATCGCCCGCCGCAACCTGAACTGGTCAATCTTCGCCGAGTTCCTCGGCTTCGTCGTCTGGCAGCTGTGGTCCATCGTGGTGGTCCAACTCCCCGCTGCAGGCTTTACCTTCTCCACCTCGGAAATCTTCTGGCTCATCTCCATGCCAAGCCTGGTGGGTGCCACCCTCCGCATTCCCTACACGTTCATGGTCCCCCGCTTCGGCGGCCGCAACTGGACTATCGTGTCCGCCCTGCTGCTCCTGATCCCCTCCACCGGGCTGGCCCTCTGCGTCTCGAATCCGGGCACGCCGTTCGGCGTCATGCTCCTGGTGGCTGCCCTGGCCGGCTTCGGCGGCGGCAACTTCGCCAGCTCCATGGCCAACATCACGTTCTTCTACCCGGCCCGGGAAAAAGGCTGGGCGCTGGGCCTGAACGCCGCCGGCGGGAACCTGGGCGCCGCCGTCGCACAGCTTGCCGTTCCCATCGTCATCACCCTCCTCGCTGCCGGCACCGTCAACCTGCCTATGGCCGGCTGGATGTGGGTCCCGTTCATCCTGCTGGCAGCATTCGGCGCCTTCAAGTACATGAACAACCTCACCAGCGCCAAAGGCGACGTAGCCGGTTCGGTCGCGGCGCTGAAGGAACCGCACCTGTGGATCATGGCCCTGCTGTACATCGGCACCTTCGGCTCCTTCATCGGCTTCGCCGGCGTGTTCCCCAAGCTCATCAAGGACTACTTCCCCGCGTTCTCCTCCATCGGAGTGGGGACCGTGGCCCTGTCCCTGGCCTTCCTCGGCCCCTTGGTGGGTTCGCTGGCCCGCCCCTACGGCGGACGCATGGCGGACCGGATGGGCGGCGCCCGGATGACCGTTGCCGCCTTCGCCTCCATGGCTGTGATCACGCTGACCATGATCTGGACCCTCCCGCTGAAGAACTTCCTGCTCTTCCTGGTCCTTTTCCTGATGCTGTTCACCGCCAGCGGCTTCGGCAACGGCGCCACCTACCGGATGATCCCGGTCATCTTCGCCACGTCCAGCCGGGCTGCGCGCCAGGGTGCAAGCTCCGTGGCCACCCAGCGGCTCGCATCCTCCGCCCTCGGCCTGATCTCGGCGATCGGCGCCTACGGCGGCTTCGTGATCCCACAGGTGCTCAATGCCTCCAGCACCGCCAGCGGCTCCTACACTCCGGCCTTCTACGGATTCGTCGGTGCGTATGTCCTCATGCTGGTGGTCTGCTGGACCTGCTACATCCGCAACGCCGGCCGGAACGCGATGGGGCACGTCTAA
- a CDS encoding MFS transporter, with protein sequence MSSTDTTKVPGSHQPVNSRGRVIVASLIGTTVEFYDFYVYATAAVLVFPKLFFPGANETTQLLSSFAVFGVAFIARPLGSIVFGHFGDKFGRKGTLVASLLTMGIATFLIGCLPTALVPGWEFWAPAMLVVMRFAQGLALGGEWSGAALLATENAPANKRAVYGTFPQLGAPIGFIIANVIFLVASYTLTPEAFAAWGWRVPFLLSAVMVILGLYVRLKLIETPAFTKVVESNEVAKLPLGRVFKSSWRQLILGTFIMLATYVLFYLMTTFTLTYGTKPTLAGAQAAAEKAGKPMSEAAAAAFVPGLGYSRNDFLWMLIAGVVFFGIFTLVSGPLAEKHGRRKMLMAVTAGIFVFGLLFVPLFSGGFVGTMGLLILGFSLMGLTFGPMGALLPELFPTNVRYTGSAISYNFSSILGAAVAPFIAVALWEAAKGSPVLVGVYLTSMAVLTLIALFLTRETRDLDYENNVA encoded by the coding sequence ATGTCATCCACCGATACCACCAAGGTGCCTGGTTCGCACCAGCCGGTGAACTCCCGCGGCCGCGTCATCGTGGCAAGCCTGATCGGCACCACCGTGGAGTTCTACGACTTCTACGTCTATGCCACGGCCGCCGTGCTCGTGTTCCCGAAGCTCTTCTTCCCGGGCGCGAACGAAACCACCCAGCTGCTGAGCTCCTTCGCCGTCTTCGGCGTGGCCTTCATCGCCCGCCCCCTCGGCTCGATTGTCTTCGGGCACTTCGGCGACAAGTTCGGCCGCAAGGGAACCCTTGTTGCGTCGCTGCTGACCATGGGCATCGCCACCTTCCTCATCGGCTGCCTTCCCACGGCGCTGGTTCCGGGCTGGGAGTTCTGGGCTCCGGCCATGCTGGTGGTCATGCGCTTCGCCCAGGGCCTGGCCCTCGGCGGCGAGTGGAGCGGCGCGGCCCTGCTGGCCACCGAGAACGCCCCGGCCAACAAGCGCGCCGTCTACGGCACTTTCCCGCAGCTCGGAGCCCCCATTGGCTTCATCATCGCCAACGTCATCTTCCTGGTGGCAAGCTACACGCTGACACCGGAGGCCTTCGCGGCCTGGGGCTGGCGCGTGCCGTTCCTGCTCAGCGCCGTCATGGTGATCCTGGGCCTCTACGTCCGGCTCAAGTTGATCGAAACCCCCGCCTTCACCAAGGTGGTGGAGTCCAACGAGGTAGCCAAGCTGCCGCTGGGACGCGTCTTCAAGTCCAGCTGGCGCCAGCTGATCCTGGGCACCTTCATCATGCTGGCCACCTATGTGCTGTTCTACCTGATGACCACGTTCACGCTGACCTACGGCACCAAGCCCACCCTGGCCGGCGCTCAGGCCGCCGCAGAAAAGGCCGGCAAACCCATGTCCGAAGCCGCCGCCGCAGCGTTCGTTCCCGGCCTGGGCTACTCCCGCAACGACTTCCTCTGGATGCTGATTGCCGGCGTCGTCTTCTTCGGCATCTTCACCCTGGTTTCCGGCCCGCTGGCCGAGAAGCACGGCCGCCGCAAGATGCTGATGGCCGTCACCGCCGGCATCTTCGTGTTCGGCCTGCTGTTCGTCCCCCTGTTCAGCGGCGGCTTCGTGGGCACCATGGGCCTGCTGATCCTCGGTTTCTCCCTCATGGGCCTGACCTTCGGGCCCATGGGCGCGCTGCTGCCGGAACTGTTCCCCACGAACGTCCGCTACACCGGCTCGGCCATCAGCTACAACTTCTCCAGCATCCTGGGTGCCGCGGTGGCCCCGTTCATCGCAGTGGCCCTGTGGGAAGCCGCGAAGGGCAGCCCTGTCCTGGTGGGCGTCTACCTGACGTCCATGGCCGTGCTGACCCTGATCGCGCTGTTCCTGACGCGCGAGACCCGCGACCTTGACTACGAGAACAACGTGGCCTGA
- a CDS encoding glutamine amidotransferase, which translates to MLPFLLLASRAENAAAEDEYAAYLRYGGLEERELRRVRLEATPLPALDLADYSGVIVGGSPFTSSDPPEQKTPVQHRVERELAALLDQLVARDFPFLGACYGVGTLGSHQGAVIDRTYGEPLGAVEVELTAEGLQDPILQGVPQTFTALTGHKEAVRSLPPHAVLLARAATCPVHMFRVRTNLYATQFHPELDADGLVTRIDIYRDAGYFPPESAEELMAAARQFTITEPMAVLKNFVARYAR; encoded by the coding sequence ATGCTGCCATTCCTCCTCCTCGCATCACGTGCTGAAAATGCTGCCGCGGAGGATGAATACGCCGCCTACCTTAGGTACGGCGGGCTTGAGGAACGGGAGCTCCGCCGGGTCAGGCTTGAGGCCACTCCCCTGCCCGCGCTGGATCTTGCGGATTATTCCGGCGTCATCGTCGGCGGCAGCCCGTTCACCTCCAGCGATCCGCCGGAGCAAAAGACCCCGGTCCAGCACCGGGTGGAGCGGGAGCTTGCCGCGCTGCTGGACCAGCTGGTGGCCCGCGACTTTCCGTTCCTTGGCGCCTGCTACGGGGTGGGCACCTTGGGCAGCCACCAGGGCGCCGTGATCGACCGGACCTATGGCGAGCCCCTCGGCGCGGTGGAGGTGGAACTGACCGCCGAAGGCCTCCAGGACCCCATCCTGCAGGGCGTACCTCAAACCTTCACGGCATTGACCGGGCACAAGGAAGCCGTCCGCTCACTGCCCCCGCACGCCGTCCTGCTGGCACGGGCCGCCACCTGCCCGGTCCACATGTTCCGCGTCAGGACCAACCTTTATGCCACCCAGTTCCACCCGGAGCTGGACGCCGACGGATTGGTGACGCGGATCGATATCTACCGGGACGCCGGGTACTTTCCGCCGGAATCAGCTGAAGAGCTCATGGCCGCGGCACGGCAATTCACGATCACCGAGCCCATGGCGGTGCTGAAGAACTTCGTGGCCCGCTACGCCCGGTGA
- a CDS encoding nuclear transport factor 2 family protein: MLAPSFQEEVARYHQAVPEITRGNTAPIKELYSRLDDVTLANPFGGIARGWAQVEARLDQAARQFRDGEMLGFDTVTSYTARDTAYLVETEHFRARLDGAAATEEFALRVTSIFRREEGYWKLVHRHADPAARSQSRRSLAQPTG; the protein is encoded by the coding sequence ATGCTGGCACCAAGTTTCCAGGAAGAAGTGGCCCGCTACCACCAGGCGGTTCCCGAGATCACCCGGGGCAACACCGCCCCGATCAAGGAACTGTACTCCCGGCTGGACGACGTCACCCTGGCCAACCCGTTCGGCGGGATAGCCCGCGGCTGGGCCCAGGTGGAGGCCCGGCTGGACCAGGCGGCGCGGCAGTTCCGCGACGGCGAGATGCTCGGCTTCGATACCGTCACCTCCTACACGGCCCGCGACACCGCGTACCTGGTGGAGACCGAACACTTCCGGGCCCGCCTGGACGGCGCTGCCGCCACAGAGGAGTTCGCGCTGCGCGTGACCAGCATCTTCCGCCGCGAGGAGGGCTACTGGAAGCTGGTGCACCGCCACGCCGACCCTGCGGCCCGGTCCCAGTCCCGCCGCTCCCTGGCGCAGCCCACAGGCTGA
- a CDS encoding biotin carboxylase N-terminal domain-containing protein, translating to MSANLEQSAGTTQPSLTKVLIANRGEIAVRIIRAARDEGIASVAVYADPDRDALHVRLADEAYALGGTTAAESYLVMDKIIDAARQAGADAIHPGYGFLAENADFAAKVIAAGITWIGPSPEAISALGDKVQARHIAEKVGAPQVPGTADPVESAEEILEFVDKFGLPVAIKAAFGGGGRGIKVARTREEIPELFESAVREATAAFGRGECFIERFLDAPRHVETQCLADAHGNVVVVSTRDCSLQRRNQKLVEEAPAPFLTPEQNQRLYESSKAILKEAGYLGAGTCEFLVGQDGTISFLEVNTRLQVEHCVSEEVTGIDLVREQFRLARGEALGYGDPEVRGHSIEFRITGEDPGRNFLPSPGTISVLKNPTGPGVRIDSGVEQGDVISGNFDSMLSKLVVTGATRTQALQRSRRALEEMVVEGIPTVIPFDLAVVSNPDFAPADGPFKVHTRWIETAFVNDIPAWTPSGTAEEEADAGERQRVVVEVGGKRLEVVLPASLGTPGIAAAAGKPGKSKKRSRSAGPAAATGNALTSPMQGTIVKVAVSHGDVVSEGDLVVVLEAMKMEQPLTAHRSGTITGLTATAGETVSAGAIIATIED from the coding sequence TTGTCAGCAAATTTGGAGCAGTCCGCAGGAACCACGCAGCCCAGCCTCACAAAGGTGCTGATCGCCAACCGCGGCGAAATCGCCGTGCGGATCATCCGGGCGGCCCGGGACGAAGGCATCGCCTCCGTGGCTGTCTACGCCGACCCGGACCGCGACGCACTGCACGTCCGGCTCGCTGACGAGGCCTATGCCCTGGGTGGCACCACGGCCGCCGAGTCGTACCTGGTGATGGACAAGATCATTGACGCCGCCCGCCAGGCCGGGGCCGACGCCATCCACCCCGGCTATGGGTTCCTGGCGGAGAACGCAGATTTCGCCGCCAAGGTCATCGCCGCCGGCATCACCTGGATCGGCCCCTCCCCCGAGGCCATCTCCGCCCTGGGCGACAAGGTCCAGGCCCGCCACATCGCCGAGAAGGTCGGCGCCCCGCAGGTCCCCGGCACCGCAGACCCCGTGGAATCCGCCGAGGAAATCCTGGAATTCGTGGACAAGTTCGGCCTGCCCGTGGCCATCAAGGCGGCCTTCGGCGGCGGAGGACGCGGCATCAAAGTGGCCCGCACCCGCGAGGAAATCCCCGAGCTCTTCGAATCCGCCGTCCGTGAAGCCACAGCCGCCTTCGGCCGCGGCGAGTGCTTCATCGAGCGCTTCCTGGACGCTCCCCGGCACGTTGAGACCCAATGCCTGGCCGACGCACACGGCAACGTCGTGGTGGTCTCCACCCGCGACTGCTCCCTGCAGCGCCGCAACCAGAAGCTCGTGGAGGAGGCCCCGGCCCCGTTCCTCACCCCGGAACAGAACCAGCGGCTTTACGAATCCTCCAAGGCCATCCTGAAGGAAGCCGGCTACCTGGGCGCGGGGACCTGCGAATTCCTGGTGGGCCAGGACGGCACCATTTCCTTCCTTGAGGTCAACACCCGCCTCCAGGTGGAGCATTGCGTCTCCGAGGAAGTCACTGGAATCGACCTGGTCCGCGAGCAGTTCCGGCTGGCCCGCGGCGAGGCACTGGGCTACGGCGACCCCGAGGTCCGCGGCCACTCCATCGAATTCCGCATCACCGGCGAGGACCCGGGCCGGAACTTCCTGCCCTCCCCCGGCACCATCAGTGTCCTGAAGAACCCCACCGGGCCCGGCGTGCGGATCGACTCCGGCGTGGAGCAGGGTGACGTCATCAGCGGCAACTTCGACTCGATGCTCTCGAAGCTGGTCGTTACCGGCGCCACCCGCACCCAGGCACTGCAGCGCTCCCGGCGTGCCCTGGAGGAAATGGTGGTCGAGGGCATTCCCACCGTCATCCCGTTCGATCTCGCCGTGGTCAGCAACCCCGACTTCGCCCCCGCGGACGGCCCGTTCAAGGTCCACACCCGCTGGATCGAGACCGCCTTCGTCAACGACATCCCCGCCTGGACACCCAGCGGCACCGCGGAAGAAGAGGCCGACGCCGGCGAACGCCAGCGCGTCGTCGTCGAGGTGGGCGGCAAGCGCCTGGAAGTGGTGCTCCCGGCATCCCTGGGCACCCCCGGCATCGCCGCAGCCGCCGGCAAGCCCGGCAAGTCCAAGAAGCGCTCACGTTCCGCAGGTCCCGCTGCCGCCACGGGCAACGCCCTCACTTCCCCCATGCAGGGAACCATCGTGAAGGTCGCCGTTTCGCACGGTGACGTGGTGTCCGAGGGCGACCTGGTGGTGGTCCTGGAGGCCATGAAGATGGAGCAGCCCCTCACCGCGCACCGGTCCGGCACCATTACGGGCCTGACAGCAACCGCCGGCGAAACGGTGTCCGCGGGCGCCATCATCGCCACGATCGAAGACTAG
- a CDS encoding nucleoside triphosphate pyrophosphatase has product MLHLILASQSPARTKLLAEAGIRHTVLVSDVDEAAVQERYGVTDPHDTALLLARAKAEAVASLPEAEGALVLGCDSVFEFDGEAHGKPYTADVARDRMLRMSGSAGVLHTGHWLVDCRDTDDDAGGGRGSGATLGAVASAEVSFLDMAPEEIDAYIATGEPLHCAGSFTIDGLGGAFIRKVDGDPHAVVGLSVSTLRGLLAAANVRITDLWPPR; this is encoded by the coding sequence GTGCTCCATCTGATCCTCGCGTCCCAGTCCCCCGCCCGCACCAAGCTCCTGGCCGAGGCCGGCATCCGGCACACCGTGCTGGTTTCCGACGTCGACGAGGCGGCCGTCCAGGAACGGTACGGCGTGACGGACCCGCACGACACCGCACTGCTGCTGGCCCGGGCCAAGGCGGAGGCCGTCGCATCCCTGCCGGAAGCGGAGGGCGCCCTGGTGCTGGGCTGCGACTCCGTCTTCGAGTTCGACGGCGAGGCGCACGGCAAGCCGTACACGGCCGACGTCGCCCGCGACCGGATGCTGCGGATGAGCGGCAGCGCGGGGGTGCTGCACACCGGGCACTGGCTGGTGGACTGCCGGGACACGGACGACGACGCCGGCGGCGGCCGCGGCTCGGGCGCCACGCTCGGGGCGGTCGCCTCCGCCGAGGTTTCCTTCCTGGACATGGCCCCGGAGGAGATTGACGCCTACATCGCCACCGGTGAACCGCTGCACTGCGCAGGTTCCTTCACCATCGACGGCCTGGGCGGCGCTTTCATCCGCAAGGTCGACGGCGACCCGCACGCCGTCGTCGGCCTTTCCGTCTCCACCCTGCGGGGCCTGCTCGCCGCCGCCAATGTGCGCATCACGGATCTCTGGCCGCCGCGGTAG